Below is a window of Gemmatimonadota bacterium DNA.
TGGCCCGCGAGTTCGCCTCAGCCAGCGAGTTCGCCGCGCTGCTCGCCGCCGCCGCCCGCGGCCACCCCATGGCGAAGGCCGCCCTGGAAATGGCGGTTTGGGACCTGGAGGCCAGGCGGCGCGGCGTTTCCCTCGCCGCACTGCTGGGCGGATCGAAGCAGGCCGTGGAGGCCGGCGTGAGTCTCGGGATTCGCGAGGAGGTCGAGGAATTGCTCGAGCGCATTGGCCGCTTCTGGGCAGAGGGCTACCGGCGCGTGAAGCTCAAGATTGCGCCCGGCCGGGACGTGGGCGTCCTGGAGAGCGTGCGCTCCCGCTTCCCCGACCTTCCCCTCATGGTCGACGCCAACGCCGCCTACACGCCAGCCGAGCTGGAGCACGTGGCCCGGCTGGACGCCTTCGGGCTCATGATGATCGAGCAGCCGTTCGCGGCTGACGAGCTGCTGGCCCATGCGGAGCTGCAGGCGCGGCTGGCAACGCCCGTATGCCTCGACGAATCGATCACCAGCCCGGCGACGTGCGCGCTGGCCATCCGCCTCGGGAGCTGCCGGACCGTGAACATCAAGGCCGGCCGTGTGGGAGGGCACGCGGCCTCGCTCGAGATCCACGACCTCTGCGCTCGGGCCGGAGTCCCGGTCTGGTGTGGCGGCATGCTGGAGTCCGGCATCGGCCGCGCCCACAATGTGGCGCTGGCCAGCCTCCCGAACTTCCGGCTTCCCGGCGACACGTCCGCCAGCCGGCGCTACTGGGCGCGCGACGTGGTGAGGCCCGAGTTCGAGCTGCAGCCGGACGGCACGCTCGCCGTGCCCGCGGG
It encodes the following:
- the menC gene encoding o-succinylbenzoate synthase, giving the protein MRIERIELQVIRLRLQEPFRISSGQTHERRILLLKVEGEGARGYGECVADETPHYSYETVQTARWVLEQHLIPAALAREFASASEFAALLAAAARGHPMAKAALEMAVWDLEARRRGVSLAALLGGSKQAVEAGVSLGIREEVEELLERIGRFWAEGYRRVKLKIAPGRDVGVLESVRSRFPDLPLMVDANAAYTPAELEHVARLDAFGLMMIEQPFAADELLAHAELQARLATPVCLDESITSPATCALAIRLGSCRTVNIKAGRVGGHAASLEIHDLCARAGVPVWCGGMLESGIGRAHNVALASLPNFRLPGDTSASRRYWARDVVRPEFELQPDGTLAVPAGPGIGVEVDEGFLKTLEVAKASFRRG